AACTTACAAAAGGTTTTTGGTAACTTTCAAGCCGTTAAAGGAGTCAATCTAGAAATTCGCTATGGGGAAATTTACGGGTTGCTGGGGGCAAATGGTGCAGGTAAAACAACGACAATTAAAATGCTATGCGGATTGCTTGAACCAACCAGTGGTAAGATTTCGCTGGCGGGAGAAACGCAAAATTTACGGAGTAATCAACTGCGACAGCGGATTGGTTATATGAGCCAAAAGTTTACGCTGTATGATGACTTGAGCGTTGTGCAGAATTTGGAATTTTATTGCGGAGTGTATGGAGTTTCGAGGAGATTACGACGCGATCGCATCAATTGGGTTTTAGAAACTTGTGGCTTGGTGGGTCAAGAAGATATGATTACGGGGCAATTACCTGGAGGTTGGAAGCAGCGAGTTGCCTTCGGGGCTTCAGTAATGCACGAACCGGAAATTTTATTTCTTGATGAACCCACATCCGGTGTCGATCCGCTAGCGAGGCGACAATTTTGGCGCTTAATAGAAGATTTTGCTCGCAACGGAACCGCAATTTTAGTAACTACACACTATCTCGAAGAAGCCGAACACTGCAATCGTATGGGCTTTATGGTTGCGGGGGAAGTCGTCACGCAAGGTTCACCGAGTCAAATCAAAGCCGAACAACCAGGACAACTTTTAGAAGTCATTACCGATAATACACAAGTTGCATCGAATTTACTCAAAACGCAACTCGAACCTTGGCGCGTATCAATCTTTGGCGAGAAACTTCATGTTGTTCTCGATCATCCAGAAGAAATTTCTCAACTTCGTTCAACTTTAAAGGAGGCAAAATTACAAATTCACGCACTTCGCCCAATTCCCTTTTCTTTAGAAGATGCATTTATCGGTATCGTGCAACGTGCAAGTTATAGTTGTGAATAATCTTACTCTGGTAGAAATTCATCATTTACTACTTCTACCAACTCATATGGACATTGCGTAGGAAATGTTTCCAAAGGTAATCCGGTTTCTGCTTTTGCTTGTTTGGCTGCTTCTGTATAAGCTTCAGCAAAGATGCTTTCCAGATAAGGCTTAAGGCTGGGAGATTCTTTGAGTAATTTTTTAATCCGCCTGCGATGTTCAATGATACTGCTTTCCCAACTACCGCTTCTGTATTCAGGTTGATATTGCCATTTGAGTAAGTGAAGCAAAACTACAATTAAATTACTTTCTAAACTTCTGCGTTCACCCCTCCCCATATCTTCAATTTCCTCGA
The genomic region above belongs to Chroogloeocystis siderophila 5.2 s.c.1 and contains:
- a CDS encoding DUF29 domain-containing protein, which translates into the protein MHSFKADYQTLYETDYLEWIESTVKKLRSQNYESVDWENLIEEIEDMGRGERRSLESNLIVVLLHLLKWQYQPEYRSGSWESSIIEHRRRIKKLLKESPSLKPYLESIFAEAYTEAAKQAKAETGLPLETFPTQCPYELVEVVNDEFLPE